Below is a genomic region from Raphanus sativus cultivar WK10039 chromosome 4, ASM80110v3, whole genome shotgun sequence.
GCATTGTTTTTGTAGAACACTTCTTGGGTGGTGTTCAAGATTTATGTCTTTTCCATCGCCAACGTCCAGCCTTCAGTTTCAAGTAATAGGATTTAGAACATATCCATAACAATAGAAAGAGATAAAAGAGGGATATTGGACTGACCAGTAGAAGAATGGTTGTGCACTCATGCTTGCTGACCAGACATCGTAATAGAAGTGCAAGTTGTGTCCATAACGATGGCGTGGGTCAATCTGTAAACGCAGAAAAAGACACAACTTAGATTTAGATTTCCACAAAACATTAATTCAAGATTTGTTTCATGTCCAGAGTTATTTATATAGACTTACAGCTTCAAGCCAATGCTGAAGAGCTAACTTCTGAGCTTTTTCATCTTTTGACAAGCCTTTTCCAACCTAAATTTGACAAACCAAAAGTAAGATTCATATTCGTTTGGTTGTaacaagagaaagaaagagattctCAACTTTTGTGGAAAAGATATCATACCTTAGCAGCTCGTGTTCTAGCTCGTGCCCACTTGGAAACAGCGGTTTCATGTTTCTCCTCTTCAAAGAAGGAAACAGAACTCAGTTTCAGAGCTGCAGAATCCAGAGTCTTCCACCTATTTCAAacattcataaataaaaaatcaactGACTGAAACACATTACTATAAAGATACAAATATTCGTACTAAATAATAATGCAGATAGAATATTTTCTAAATGGAAGATCATTGAATGACTCTCACCAGAGCTCTTCAACCACAACCGCGCAATCCGCTAGGTTCCTTCTAGTCCGGTAACTCTTGTACACCTTCTGCAGCGTGGTTGCAGCCGCGTCAAGCTCGGCGAGCGGTCTCGGGGAGAAGAACACAAAAGGCTTAGGGGGAGCAATAATCGTGGTGGGTTTCATTATTTGGATTCTCTCGCAGGTTCGTCCGTTCAAACTGTTGCGTTTAGGCTTCTTCTCCACGCCCACAATCTGATCATCTTCTGCCTGGTTCGTCGTCGGCTCGGTGTTGACTTCTTCTGTTGGTATCTCCCAGTTATTGAAGCTCAACGACCTCTCCATACCGGCGGCCTTGGGAGAGTTTTGTTCAGGCGCCTGGCTCTTGAAACTGTTGGTTCTTGATGTCAAGCCTCTGCTGAAGGATCTGGTTCCAAGAAAACTCTCGACAGGGTTCTTGAAACTGGAGAGTTGGTTTGACCAGACTTCTTTACAAGCAGACACGAGAAGTGAAAGAGAAAGTCCCATTTCCTGCACGCACGCACACACACGCGCATCAAATCAGGATCAATATCAACGTCGACAAACGAATCTTTCTTAAAAGTAATCAACCAAACTAACAACTgtcattaatatattatttttctaaaactgaTATCATCACTGACACAATTATTGGTGCCGGCGATAGAGATAAATAAATCTCATTCAGACATTTCTAACaaacttattaagaaaaatacaaacacCAGGGACAAAGCAAAAGATGTGAAACATTATGAAATCTTTTGACAATTTAATAATCAGAATATCTCACTTACCTCAAGAATTGGTTGCAGAGatacaccaagaacaagaaactcGTTACCAAAGACTTAGAAAAATTGTcgtcaaaagaaagaaagaaaaaagactaAGAAAAGTCAAAGTTTATTTTCGCCCTCTCTCTTGGTTTCTACTCTagagaaaacaaaatgaatACGAGTTCCAAGTTGGAGAGTAATAGCTCTATATATACGCAGTTGGCTATGTGTACTAGTTATGTGGGCAGTTGACGAGTATTAAATGGGGTAAAAAGGACTAAGAGAAGTCCTCGTTTTACAAATTGTTGAATATGAGAAAAAAGCTTAAAGTGAAGATTCAAAGATGGTGCGtctgaaaaaaattattagttttaaaatcatatttggtAGAAACGATGATTTCATTTTGTTTGTTAACCCATTGCATTGTTACTTTTTcttaacaaaataacaaaaacatgaCAGAAAACACTCAAACAGTAGAGCTGGGAATTTGATTCATTATCCGCGGGCCCCGCCCCGTTTGACCCgccgcggggcgggtgcgggtcgagtgatttgaaaaaaactgtttgcgggtgcgggtcgagtgattttaacgcggggcgggtgcgggtcgaccGAATTTAAACGGCgggtacccgccaacccgcaaaattaaaaaaaaaaaattctttttaaaatatgatttattttttaataaaaattatgttttttataaaaaaaataataaaaagtacgaatatttttaaaaatttaattaaaatatattatttatattgttttttcaaaaaatattactaaaataattatttttattgttttttatattacCCGCGGGTCCCGCGGGTTACCCGCTAATTTATGCGGGACGGGGCGGGTCTTACATTTTTTAGATGCGGATTAAGCGGGTCGAATTTTTGAATCGAAAAAATGAGTCGATCCGCAGCGGGgcggggcgggtcggggcgggtCGACCCGCAAACCCAGCACTATCAAACAGACGAGAGGCCA
It encodes:
- the LOC108855523 gene encoding IQ domain-containing protein IQM4, with the translated sequence MGLSLSLLVSACKEVWSNQLSSFKNPVESFLGTRSFSRGLTSRTNSFKSQAPEQNSPKAAGMERSLSFNNWEIPTEEVNTEPTTNQAEDDQIVGVEKKPKRNSLNGRTCERIQIMKPTTIIAPPKPFVFFSPRPLAELDAAATTLQKVYKSYRTRRNLADCAVVVEELWWKTLDSAALKLSSVSFFEEEKHETAVSKWARARTRAAKVGKGLSKDEKAQKLALQHWLEAIDPRHRYGHNLHFYYDVWSASMSAQPFFYWLDVGDGKDINLEHHPRSVLQKQCIKYLGPMEREAYEVIVEDGRLMYKQNMTLVSSTEESKTIFVLSTTRTLYVGQKKKGVFQHSSFLSGGATTAAGRLVARDGVLEAIWPYSGHYQPTEDNFNEFISFLEENNVDLTNVKRCTVNEEYSSFKYEEETKEEETENEHVDTNITEDKEEEEKETQRPVFELSKRLSCKWTSGVGPRIGCVRDYPMELQSQAFEQVSLSPRISPASARFPSPYGPIPSPRPSPRVRVSPRLAYMGIPSPRVQVNC